CATCCCGAATTTACTTCGGGAGGTTCACAAGTTCAAAAGAAGATTAAAAAAAGTAACGGGCGATTAGCTCAGTTGGTTCAGAGCACTTGGTTTACACCCAAGGGGTCACAAGTTCGAATCTTGTATCGCCCACAAAAATAAGGCAGTCAAATTTGATTGCCTTTTTTATTATGGTATACTATTGTTACATATTATATTCAAAGAAGTTAGATAAATACTACATAGGATATACCGAGAATCTTGAAGAACGGCTATTAAAACACAATTTAAACCATAAAGGCTATACCGGCAGAACAGATGATTGGGGAATTGTTTATTTTGAAGAATTTGATAATAAGAAAGATGCATATGCCCTTAAAAGATATATCAAGCGAAAGAAATCAAGAAAATATATAGAATATTTAATTCAATCAAAAAGTGATTAGATGTTGGTTCAGAGCATCCCGAACTTGTTTCGAAAAGGTCATATGTTTGAGTTTTCTCATAAGTGAAGCGAATAATCTTGTATCGCCCACAAAAATAAGGCAGTCAAATTTGACTGCCTTTTTTAGTATGAGATACTATTGTGTCAGATAAATTTATTTTTATCCTGTAGATTTGAAATAATTATACTCAATATTATATCTTGAAGAATTTAAAGATGTAATAGATTAAAAAAGTAATTGATTCCTGAAATATTTATTTAGAATTGTTTTAAATTATGGTTTTAAAGCAATATTGATATAACTAATACAAATTTTTTCCTTAAATTAGTGGCTAAAATTTTACATTCACATTGTAAGTTTTTTAATATAAAACTATTTATATGAAACAAATTATTAATCCTCCGAGAAAATGGAAGTTACCTGTAGCAGTTTTGTTAGGAATCTTTGTCGGATTATTTATTTATTCGTTTGAAGCATCAAATGCAACTTCATATTTATCTGATAATCCTAAAACTTGTATTAATTGCCATGTTATGGTTCCTCAATATGCTACATGGAATCATAGTTCTCACAGAGAACATGCAAATTGTAATGATTGTCATGTACCTCATAATAATTTCATTCATAAATATTATTTTAAAGCTGCTGACGGATTCAGACATGCTTCAATGTTTACTTTAAGGAAAGAACCTGAAGTTATAAAAATTAAAGAAGCCGGAATTGAAGTAGTTCAAGATAATTGTAAACGATGCCACAGTAACTTGAATGAAAATGTAGCAGTAGGAGAATTTACTATAGAAGATGTACATGCCGGTAACGCTAAGTTATGTTGGGATTGCCACAGAGAAGTCCCTCACGGAAGAGTACACAGTCTTTCATCTACTCCTGATGCAATTATTCCTGAAAAAAATTACACGATTCCTGATTGGTTAAAAGATTGGTTTGAATCAGATAAAAAAATTAAAAACATAGAATCTAAAAATAAGTAAATAATGGAAAAGAAAAGAAAATCTTGGATAAATTGGACACTTTTTGGTGTTACAGTAGTTATTGTATTCTTGCTTGGATTATTAGCATCTTCAATTACAGAGAGAAAAGCTGAAAAAGCATATGTATATAAACCAACTGTAAAGTTGGCTGACTGGGAACCCCGAAATGAAGTATGGGGTGAGAATTTTCCAAGGCAATTTCAGTCGTATTATAAAACTTCTGATACTACATTTAAAAGTAAGTATAACGGAAATGCAATGATTGATATGTTGGAAGTTGATCCGCGACTTGTTGTTTTATGGGCAGGTTATGGATTTTCAAAGGATTATAATCAAGGGAGAGGCCATTTTTATGCTGTTAAAGATATATGGAATACTTTAAGAACCGGCGGACCGACCGGACCTGATGACGGGCCTATGCCGGCAACATGTTGGACTTGCAAAGGCCCTGATGTTCCCAGATTAATGAATGAAATTGGGGCAGCAGAGTTTTATAAAGGAAAATGGTCAGCTAAAGGGCATGAAATTGTTAATCCTATAGGATGTGCTGATTGTCATGATCCTAAAACAATGAATCTTACATTAACCAGACCTGCATTAATTGAAGCTTTTGAACGTCAAGGTAAAGATATTAAATCATTTTCGTATCAAGAAATGCGTTCATTAGTTTGTGCACAATGTCATTCAGAATATTATTTTAATAAAAAGAATAAAATTGAAGAAGGAGTTCCGTATTTAACTTTCCCATGGGATAAAGGATTCTCTGCAGAAGATATGGAAGCCTATTATGATGAAATTGAATTTGCGGATTGGACTCATAAGTTGAGTAAAGCTCCTATGTTGAAAGCACAACATCCCGGTTATGAAGTATATATGACAGGCATACATGCCGAAAGAGGTGTCTCATGTGCTGATTGCCATATGCCTTATAAAACAGAAGGCGGGCAAAAATTCACAAATCACCAATTGCAAAGCCCTTTAAATAATATTGCTAATTCATGTCAGGTATGCCATAGAGAAGAAGCTGATGTTTTGATGAAAAATGTTTATGACAGACAAGACAAGATCATTGAAAACAGAGATAAACTTGAAGAATTGATCGTGAGAACTCATGTTGAAGCAAAACAAGCATGGGATTGGGGAGCAACTGAAGAACAAATGAAAGAAATACTAAAAGGTATAAGACATGCTCAATGGCGTTGGGATTATGCTGCTGCAAGTCACGGAGGTTCTTTCCATTCTCCTGTAGAGATAAGTCGTGTGATAGGCACAGGTATTACGATAGCTCAAGAAGCCAGAATAATGTTAGCACGATTATTTGCAGAATTAGGACATAACGAAGAAATTCCTTATCCGGATATTTCAACCAAAGAAAAAGCCCAAGCTTTTATAGGTTTAGATATAAATAAGTTAAATTCAGATAAAGAAAGTTTTAAGACAAATTTATTACCCGTATGGATTAAACTCGCTGAAGAAAGGGAAAGTAAATGGATTGTAGAACGTTTTTAAATCTTTGAAAAAAAGGTTTACTTAATAATTTAAAATCCCTTAAATGTTTGAGGGATTTTTTATTTAATATCTCTGTAAAAGTTAGGATAAGACTTATTAATACAATCAGAATTTTGAATAATTATTTCAGAGTTTGATCCAATGGCTGCAATTCCTAATGCCATGGCTATACGATGGTCATTATTAGAATCTGTAGTTCCGCCTGAAACTTTGCCGCCTTCAATAATCATTTTGTCATCTTTTATTGTGATATTAATCCCGATTTTTGCAAATTCATTTTTTAATACTGTTGCTCTGTCGCTTTCTTTATACTTTAAACGGTTTACTCCTTTTAAAACAGATTTACCTTTGCAATATGCCGCCATTGCAACAAGGGGAGGGAAGAGGTCGGGACAATCGTTTGCATCAAATTCAAATGCTTTCAGTTTGCTCATTTCAGTTGTAACAGAATCATTATTAATTGTTATTTTACCTCCTGCCTTTTGAATTACGGAAATGATTTCTTTATCGGCTTGTTTAGAATCAATATTCAGACCTTTTAATTCAGTTTTTCCTGAAATTAATCCGGCAACAAGTAAGAAAGCAGCACCACTCCAATCGCCTTCAATGGTATAATCTTGTGCAATATATTTTCGGTCTCCTTTAATAATAAATCGTTCATAATTTTGATTTTCTATTCTGCCGCCAAAATATTTGATCATATCTAATGTAAGATCAATATAAGGTTTACTTTTCAAATTTTTTACAATGATTTCAGAATCACCTTTTGCTTTCGGGAGAGCAATTAATAAACCTGTTAAAACTTGTGAACTTATCGATCCGTCAATTTCAAAAATACTTCCGGTTAATTTACCCGATAATTGAATAGGTAAAAAGCCGTTTTCTGATTCAACTTTGACACTTGATTGGCTTAATGCATCCTCAATACCGGTAACAGGACGTTTCAATAATGAACCTTTTCCGTTTAACGAAAAATCTTTACCGAATAATGATATTATCGGGCTGAACATTCTTAAAGCCAAACCTGATTCTCCGAAATTTAAATTTGTCTCTGTAACATTGTCAGTTCGTTCAACAGTAAGTTTGTTGAAAGAAAATTGAACGGAAGCACCCATTGCTCCTGCTATCCTGATTGATGTTAAAGAATCATTAGAAAAAGACGGGTTTTTAATAACAGTTCTTCCGTCAGACAATAAAGCCAATGCAACCGATCGTTGCATAATACTTTTAGAAGCCGGAACTTGAATGATTTTATTTAATGATTTCGGAAAAATCGTAATTTGTTTTTTATTATTTGAGATGTTATGTTTCATTAATGTCCTGTTGATATTCTATAAAAATAAACATACTTCTTGAATGAAAAAAATTTATAACTGAAATGTTATTTTTATTTGAGTATTTATGGATTTAAGGATATTTAGTTATATAACATTTGCAGATATAATTTATATTTAAGAAATTTGAAGCCTGTTTATATAAACTATGACAATTTGCAAATTAGGATATTTAAATTATTACGAAAAACATAAAATGAAACATCCATGATTAATACTAAACACACACGAACATGATTATTCTGCTGAAGTTGCAGATAACATGAACGTTGCGTGGTGTGGATGTTACCTGTCTGCTGATAGGCAGGCATCTGATCTTTGAAAATATTTAAAAAACAGACAGATGAAAAATAAAGTTAAATTCAGAAATTATAAATCTGATGATTTTAATCACGTACAAGTTTTATGGGAATTGACCGGAATGGGAGGAAAAGAAAGAGGAGATGATAATAAAGTTATATTAAAGACAATTAAATGCGGCGGTAAATTGATCATTATGGAAAAAAATGATATGATTATCGGAACTTCATGGTTAACAACTGACAACAGACGAATCTTTTTACATCATTTCGGTATTCATCCTGATTTTCAAGGACAAGGAATGGCAAATATGTTAATGGATGAAAGCATGAAGTTTATAAAAGAAAAAGGTTTACAAGTGAAGATGGAAGTTCATAAAAAAAATATAAAAGCATTAAATTTGTATCGTAAATATAATTTTTTTGATTTTACTGATTATGAATTGATGATGAAAAGAAACATCCATGAATAATTTTAAACACACATAAGGATGATTGTTGAGTGCAATTAGCTTTGAATGAGTAAGTTGTGAAATGTGAATGTTCCGTCTGACCATTAAAAACAATTATATATAAACAGATGAAATATTAATTAATAAAAATAATAACAATATGAAAAATAAATTTTTTTTACTAATGATTCTTTTAGTTAATATGAGTTTAATATATGCTCAGAATGAAAATTCAAAATTCGGAAAAGTAACAGAAGATGAATTAAAAATGGAGTATTATGAGCAAGATTCTTCTGCTAATGCTGTAATATTATTCGATAAAGGATTTTCATATTTTACTTATGACAATCACTTGGAGAGATTTAAATTAATTTTTGAGAGACAAGTTAAAATTAAATTTTTTAAAAAAGAAGGACTTAAATATGCTGATTTTAAAATACCCTTATATAAAGCTGATAAAGGAGGTGTAAAAGAAGAACTTGTTACAGTAAAAGGGAAAACATACAATTTGGAGAACGGAAAAATTGTGAAAGCAAAGTTGGAAAATAAAAGTATTTTTAATGAGGAAACTTCAAAGAACTGGGATCAAGCAAAATTTACATTCCCTGCTGTTAAAGAAGGCAGCATAATCGAATTAAAATACTGTATTAATTCATATTTCTACTTTAACTTGAGTAGCTGGCAGTTTCAATATGATATTCCTGTAGAATATAGTGAATATTCTGCTGTTATCCCTGAGTTTTTTAATTATAATAAGAATATCAGCGGGTATGACAATGTTAATATTTCAGAATCCAGTAACAACAGAGAAGAAAATTTTACAATTCAATATGAAACATTACCTCAGGCAGGCGGTAAAGTTGAAAGAGGAACTTATGAATTACCGTCTCAAAGTACACAATATTTATGGAAAGCATCAAATATACCGGCATTTATTGAAGAAGCATATATAACAACAGAAGAAGATTATATGACTTTTTTGGATTTTGAACTTGCAACAATACAATACCCAAGAAGACCTATCGAAACATATACTACTTCATGGGAATCTGTTAATAAAAAACTTATTGAAAGCAGTAGCTTTGGAAAGCATCTTAAAATTACTAAATCAATCCAAAATAAAGCAGATGAATTGACAAGTGATTTAACAGAAAAAGCTGATATTATGCTGAAGTTATACGATTTTGTTCAAAATAATATTAAATGGAATTCATATAAACGAAAATATATTACTGATTCATATAATCTTCAAAAAATATTAAGTAATAAATCAGGAAGTTCAGCTGATATTAATCTTCTGTTGTTGATGTTATTAAAGAGCAAACAAATTCAAGTAAATCCAATAATCTTAAGCACCAGAGATTATGGTATGATTTTTCCCACACATCCGACACTGTCAGGATTTAATTATGTTATTGTTGAAGCAAAAATTGATGACAAAGTGTATTATTTGGATGCTACTTTGGATATTTTGCCTGTAGGAATGTTACCAAAAAGATGTTTAAACGGAATTGGAAGAAGGGTTGTTACAGCAAAATCGGAAGAAATAAAAATTGTACCTGTTGCAAAATATTCTAAATCCTCAATGTATATTTTAAAAATTAATTCTTCTGAAGGGATAAGCGGAACTGTTAATAATTCATATAAAGGTTATGCAGCATTAGATATGAGAAATGAAATAATTAATTCCGGCGGACAAGAAGAATATTCCGAAAAGATTGCTGAAGAATCTACATCTGAAAAAATTGAAGAACATAAAATTGACGGATTTGATGATATATATAAACCTCTCAAAGAAACATACAATTTCTCAACTGCCGATAATATTACTTTCGCCGGTGATATGATTTATTTGACACCCTTATTGAATGAAAGATTGGAAGAAAATCCGTTCAAATTGGAAGAAAGAAAATATCCTGTTGATTATGCTTATAAAATTTTTGAAAGACTAATTATGCAATATACTGTACCCGAAGGATATGAAATCGCAGAAATGCCTGAAAGTATTAACATAGTATTGCCGGGTAAAGCAGCAAGTTTTCAATTTCAAGTATCTTCAGTAGGGAATATGGTACAAGTTATCAGTAACTTTAAAATTAATCAACCCATATTTCATTATGATTTATATCCGGCATTAAAGAATTTTTATAATATTGTTATTGAAAAGCAAAATCAAAAAATTGTATTTAAGAAAAAAGCTTAATTAAAATGAATATGTATAAATCAATTTTGTCAATTTTTATATTTATTATCTCTTTTTATTCAGTTTCATCTCAAAATTTAAACTATTCTGTTTTAATAATTCCCGACAGTTTAAAAAAGGATGCAAATGTTGTAATAAGATACATCGAAGAAGATTTAAATATACTGAATAAAAATAAAGCGACATTAAATGTCAGAAAAGCAATTACAATATTGAAAAAAAGTGGTGAAGAACATGCAAAAGTTTTAATTTCTTATAATAGTTTTAAAGAAGTGAATTCAATTACATGTAAAATATATGATAAGTTCGGAAAGTTTGTGAAAAAAATCGGCAAAAAGGATATTTTTGATATTGCAGCTTTTGACGGATATAGTTTATATAATGACATAAGGTATAAATATATCAAGAAACCTGCTTTAAACCCTCCTTATACAATTGAGTTAGAATATGAATTAACTTATAAGGGTCTTTATTCTTTGCCGGACCGGGATGCTTTTCCTGATTTTAATGTTTCTGTTGAGCATGCAATTTTTGAAATTAATGCACCTTCTGATGTAAAGTTTTTTACAAAAGAAATAAATTGTGAAAATGTAAAATCATTAAAGTTTGAAAATGAAAATAGTACGTATTCTGAACGTTATGAAATAAAAAGCTTTAAAGCAATTAAGAAGGAACCTTTCAATAATCAAATTAAAGATTATTTTCCGATTGTGTTAATTAGATTATCTGATTTTGATCTTGGAGGTTATTATGGAAATTCTGATACATGGGAGAATTTGGGAAAATGGGAAAATCAATTATTGCAAGGAAGGGATATAATTCCTGATGAAACCCGTAATAAAATTTTAGGCCTTGTAAGGAATGTTGAATCAGATTTAGAAAAAGCAAAATTAATTTATAAATATATGCAATCTAAAACCAGGTATGTCAGTATTCAAAAAGGTATTGGAGGAATGCAACCCTTTTTGGCAGAAACTGTTGATGAAACCGGCTATGGTGATTGCAAAGCATTAAGTTATTATACGATGTCTTTATTAAAAATTGCGGGAATTAAGTCTTATTATTCAAGTGTATATGCCGGAAGGAATTATTCTCCTTTAATTAAAGATTTTCCGTCTCACCAATCTAATCATGTTATTCTGTGTGTCCCTTTCGAAAAAGATACAATTTGGTTAGAATGCACAAGCCAAACTGCACCTTTTGGGTACATCGGCACATTTACTGACGACAGAGATGTGTTAATTATTGATTCTGACGGTAAAGGTAAAATTGCTCATACTACAGTTTATCCCGAAGAAGTTAATACACAGTTTAGGTATGCCGAAATTGATTTGGATGAAACAGGCAGTATAAGTTCAAAAATTAAAACTGTATATGCCGGATTACAATATGAAAATGTTTGGAGAATTCTTGATTTATCAGAAGAAGAAAAAGAAAAGAAATTGAATGAAAGAATAGCTTTACCTAATATGAAAATTAAAAAGTTCTCATTTGTTAATAATAAAAATATTATTCCGTCAGTTGCGGAAAATTTGAAAATTGATGTAAAAAACTATGCTTCAGTAAGTTCGAACAGAATATTTCTGATTCCGAATATTTTAAACAGAAAAGGAAATATTCCGAGAAAAATAAAAGACAGAAAAACCGATATTGTTTTCAGAAGAGGGTTCACTGATGCAGATACAATTATTTATAATATTCCGGAAGGTTTCAATCTTGAATATTTACCCGAGAATATTAAAGAAAGTAATAAATTCGGAAGCTATGAAGTCTCTTATCATTTTGAAAATTCAAAGTTGACATACATAAGAAAAAGAATTATTCATAAAGGTACTTTCCCGCCTGAAAAATATGAAGATTTGCGTTCTTTTTATAAATTGATGTACAATGCTGATAAAAAAGCAATTGTATTTGTAAAAGGCATATAGATTATTCGGTTTTCTGAAAGATAAAAAACAATTCTCTCCCGGCTCTGGGTTTTATTGAATTGTATGCTGTTTCAAATGTTTTTATTTCAAAAAGGTCTTTGATTAATTCAATATATGTTTCCTTGATGGCTCCGTATGGCGGATTGTTACAGCTAAACTTGTGGCCAAAAAAAACACCGATATATTTTCCGCCCGTTTTTAACAGATCAAATATTTTTTTTGCCAGGATGTCTCTTTTTTCGGGAATGATTGATGTAAAAAATGTAAGTTCAATTATCAGATCATAATTTCCTTTATGTTCAAAAAAATCTTTTTTAACAATATTTGATTCAGGAAAATTCGGACAAATTTTTTTAAAATTTTGAATTGCTGTTTCAGAATAATCAAGATAGCAGGTGTTTCTAAATCCTTTTTTATAAAGATATTCGGCTTCATAACCGTTTCCTGCACCCGGAATCAGTATTTTTAAGCTCTTATCGGTGAGTTGGTCAATATATTCTTTTATAGGTGTGCAGATATATCCTATATCCCAACCTGTTTTGTTGTTTTTATATAAATTTTCCCAATATTGCTTGTTAAAATCTTGCACTAAAATACTACACTTATTTTTTTAACTGAATAATTATTTTTTTGGTTTAATTTAACAATATAAACACCGGATTTTGATATTGTAATTATCTCTTCTTCGCTTGGTTCTGTGATTTGTTTTATTAGTTTCCCGTTAATATCATAAATAAAAATATTATCAAGAAGGTTCTTTTTATCAGATTGGATAATAATACAGTTTCCGGTTGAAAAAACACTTGTATTATTGAAAAAAACATCTTCAATACCGGAAGCATCAGTATTAACTGATACAGTATTAGAATTTTTACTCAAAAAGCTGTCATATTCAACTCTTACTCGATAGAAATATTCTGTATTATTTTCTAAATCTGAAATTAATGTATTTGTATTAATTCCTGCAGAATAATTCTCATAAGGTGCAACATAAGTTTCAAAATTCTCATCAGTTGAAACATCAATAAAATA
This genomic window from Bacteroidales bacterium contains:
- the nrfA gene encoding ammonia-forming cytochrome c nitrite reductase, yielding MEKKRKSWINWTLFGVTVVIVFLLGLLASSITERKAEKAYVYKPTVKLADWEPRNEVWGENFPRQFQSYYKTSDTTFKSKYNGNAMIDMLEVDPRLVVLWAGYGFSKDYNQGRGHFYAVKDIWNTLRTGGPTGPDDGPMPATCWTCKGPDVPRLMNEIGAAEFYKGKWSAKGHEIVNPIGCADCHDPKTMNLTLTRPALIEAFERQGKDIKSFSYQEMRSLVCAQCHSEYYFNKKNKIEEGVPYLTFPWDKGFSAEDMEAYYDEIEFADWTHKLSKAPMLKAQHPGYEVYMTGIHAERGVSCADCHMPYKTEGGQKFTNHQLQSPLNNIANSCQVCHREEADVLMKNVYDRQDKIIENRDKLEELIVRTHVEAKQAWDWGATEEQMKEILKGIRHAQWRWDYAAASHGGSFHSPVEISRVIGTGITIAQEARIMLARLFAELGHNEEIPYPDISTKEKAQAFIGLDINKLNSDKESFKTNLLPVWIKLAEERESKWIVERF
- a CDS encoding DUF3857 domain-containing protein, which translates into the protein MYKSILSIFIFIISFYSVSSQNLNYSVLIIPDSLKKDANVVIRYIEEDLNILNKNKATLNVRKAITILKKSGEEHAKVLISYNSFKEVNSITCKIYDKFGKFVKKIGKKDIFDIAAFDGYSLYNDIRYKYIKKPALNPPYTIELEYELTYKGLYSLPDRDAFPDFNVSVEHAIFEINAPSDVKFFTKEINCENVKSLKFENENSTYSERYEIKSFKAIKKEPFNNQIKDYFPIVLIRLSDFDLGGYYGNSDTWENLGKWENQLLQGRDIIPDETRNKILGLVRNVESDLEKAKLIYKYMQSKTRYVSIQKGIGGMQPFLAETVDETGYGDCKALSYYTMSLLKIAGIKSYYSSVYAGRNYSPLIKDFPSHQSNHVILCVPFEKDTIWLECTSQTAPFGYIGTFTDDRDVLIIDSDGKGKIAHTTVYPEEVNTQFRYAEIDLDETGSISSKIKTVYAGLQYENVWRILDLSEEEKEKKLNERIALPNMKIKKFSFVNNKNIIPSVAENLKIDVKNYASVSSNRIFLIPNILNRKGNIPRKIKDRKTDIVFRRGFTDADTIIYNIPEGFNLEYLPENIKESNKFGSYEVSYHFENSKLTYIRKRIIHKGTFPPEKYEDLRSFYKLMYNADKKAIVFVKGI
- a CDS encoding GIY-YIG nuclease family protein, with the protein product MVYYCYILYSKKLDKYYIGYTENLEERLLKHNLNHKGYTGRTDDWGIVYFEEFDNKKDAYALKRYIKRKKSRKYIEYLIQSKSD
- a CDS encoding methyltransferase domain-containing protein, with protein sequence MQDFNKQYWENLYKNNKTGWDIGYICTPIKEYIDQLTDKSLKILIPGAGNGYEAEYLYKKGFRNTCYLDYSETAIQNFKKICPNFPESNIVKKDFFEHKGNYDLIIELTFFTSIIPEKRDILAKKIFDLLKTGGKYIGVFFGHKFSCNNPPYGAIKETYIELIKDLFEIKTFETAYNSIKPRAGRELFFIFQKTE
- the nrfH gene encoding cytochrome c nitrite reductase small subunit, with the translated sequence MKQIINPPRKWKLPVAVLLGIFVGLFIYSFEASNATSYLSDNPKTCINCHVMVPQYATWNHSSHREHANCNDCHVPHNNFIHKYYFKAADGFRHASMFTLRKEPEVIKIKEAGIEVVQDNCKRCHSNLNENVAVGEFTIEDVHAGNAKLCWDCHREVPHGRVHSLSSTPDAIIPEKNYTIPDWLKDWFESDKKIKNIESKNK
- a CDS encoding GNAT family N-acetyltransferase, which produces MKNKVKFRNYKSDDFNHVQVLWELTGMGGKERGDDNKVILKTIKCGGKLIIMEKNDMIIGTSWLTTDNRRIFLHHFGIHPDFQGQGMANMLMDESMKFIKEKGLQVKMEVHKKNIKALNLYRKYNFFDFTDYELMMKRNIHE
- a CDS encoding DUF3857 domain-containing protein; translation: MKNKFFLLMILLVNMSLIYAQNENSKFGKVTEDELKMEYYEQDSSANAVILFDKGFSYFTYDNHLERFKLIFERQVKIKFFKKEGLKYADFKIPLYKADKGGVKEELVTVKGKTYNLENGKIVKAKLENKSIFNEETSKNWDQAKFTFPAVKEGSIIELKYCINSYFYFNLSSWQFQYDIPVEYSEYSAVIPEFFNYNKNISGYDNVNISESSNNREENFTIQYETLPQAGGKVERGTYELPSQSTQYLWKASNIPAFIEEAYITTEEDYMTFLDFELATIQYPRRPIETYTTSWESVNKKLIESSSFGKHLKITKSIQNKADELTSDLTEKADIMLKLYDFVQNNIKWNSYKRKYITDSYNLQKILSNKSGSSADINLLLLMLLKSKQIQVNPIILSTRDYGMIFPTHPTLSGFNYVIVEAKIDDKVYYLDATLDILPVGMLPKRCLNGIGRRVVTAKSEEIKIVPVAKYSKSSMYILKINSSEGISGTVNNSYKGYAALDMRNEIINSGGQEEYSEKIAEESTSEKIEEHKIDGFDDIYKPLKETYNFSTADNITFAGDMIYLTPLLNERLEENPFKLEERKYPVDYAYKIFERLIMQYTVPEGYEIAEMPESINIVLPGKAASFQFQVSSVGNMVQVISNFKINQPIFHYDLYPALKNFYNIVIEKQNQKIVFKKKA
- the aroA gene encoding 3-phosphoshikimate 1-carboxyvinyltransferase — encoded protein: MKHNISNNKKQITIFPKSLNKIIQVPASKSIMQRSVALALLSDGRTVIKNPSFSNDSLTSIRIAGAMGASVQFSFNKLTVERTDNVTETNLNFGESGLALRMFSPIISLFGKDFSLNGKGSLLKRPVTGIEDALSQSSVKVESENGFLPIQLSGKLTGSIFEIDGSISSQVLTGLLIALPKAKGDSEIIVKNLKSKPYIDLTLDMIKYFGGRIENQNYERFIIKGDRKYIAQDYTIEGDWSGAAFLLVAGLISGKTELKGLNIDSKQADKEIISVIQKAGGKITINNDSVTTEMSKLKAFEFDANDCPDLFPPLVAMAAYCKGKSVLKGVNRLKYKESDRATVLKNEFAKIGINITIKDDKMIIEGGKVSGGTTDSNNDHRIAMALGIAAIGSNSEIIIQNSDCINKSYPNFYRDIK